A window of the Streptomyces sp. NBC_00250 genome harbors these coding sequences:
- a CDS encoding TetR/AcrR family transcriptional regulator, producing MAAVTAPKQDRSRATRQRLLEAAVSCLAEHGWAGSTVAVVAERAGVSRGAAQHHFPTREDLFTAAVEYVAEERSQALRALPSRDRHEAVAALVDLYTGPLFRAALHLWVAASGEEQLRTRVTELEARVGRESHRIAVEVLGADESRPGVRETVQGLLDMARGLGLATLLTDDRARRERVVSQWARLLDEALA from the coding sequence ATGGCGGCTGTGACCGCACCCAAGCAGGACAGGAGCCGCGCCACCCGGCAGCGGCTCCTGGAGGCGGCCGTGTCCTGCCTGGCCGAGCACGGCTGGGCGGGTTCCACGGTCGCCGTCGTCGCGGAACGGGCCGGCGTCTCCCGGGGCGCCGCCCAGCACCACTTCCCGACCCGCGAGGACCTGTTCACGGCCGCCGTCGAGTACGTCGCCGAGGAGCGCTCGCAGGCACTGCGTGCCCTGCCGTCCCGGGACCGCCACGAGGCCGTCGCCGCGCTCGTCGACCTCTACACCGGGCCCCTGTTCCGGGCCGCCCTCCACCTGTGGGTCGCCGCCTCGGGCGAGGAGCAGCTCCGCACGCGCGTGACCGAGCTGGAGGCCCGCGTCGGCCGCGAGTCGCATCGCATCGCCGTCGAGGTCCTGGGTGCCGACGAGTCGCGCCCCGGCGTCCGCGAAACCGTCCAGGGCCTCCTGGACATGGCCCGCGGCCTGGGCCTCGCCACCCTCCTGACGGACGACCGCGCCCGCCGGGAACGAGTGGTCTCCCAGTGGGCGCGGCTGTTGGACGAAGCACTCGCGTAG
- a CDS encoding enoyl-CoA hydratase family protein produces the protein MTTLVTSAEERGITTLALDSPATRNALSAALVTELADALTACGKDPAVRAVVLTHTGGTFSAGADLKAPPSPYAFVDLLRQIVELPKPVVGHVTGHVRAGGLGLLGACDVVVAAEAADFALTEVRIGVAPAVISLTLLPKLEPRAAARYYLTGERFGVAEATAMGLVTDGEEALPGILDSLRAASPQGLREAKRLVTARVLETFERDAEDLVQRSATLFASTEAREGMTAFLERRDPAWRL, from the coding sequence ATGACGACACTCGTGACATCGGCCGAGGAACGGGGCATCACCACCCTCGCCCTCGACTCCCCGGCCACCCGCAACGCGCTGTCGGCGGCGCTCGTCACCGAGCTCGCCGACGCACTCACCGCCTGCGGGAAGGACCCCGCGGTCCGGGCGGTGGTGCTCACCCACACCGGCGGCACGTTCAGCGCGGGCGCCGACCTGAAGGCGCCGCCGAGCCCGTACGCCTTCGTGGATCTGCTCCGGCAGATCGTCGAGCTGCCGAAGCCGGTGGTCGGACACGTCACGGGGCACGTACGGGCCGGGGGCCTCGGGCTGCTCGGCGCCTGTGACGTCGTGGTGGCGGCGGAGGCGGCCGACTTCGCCCTCACGGAGGTACGGATCGGGGTCGCGCCGGCCGTCATCTCCCTCACCCTCCTCCCGAAGCTGGAGCCGCGCGCGGCGGCCCGGTACTACCTGACGGGCGAGCGGTTCGGGGTGGCGGAGGCGACCGCCATGGGACTCGTCACCGACGGCGAGGAGGCCCTGCCCGGCATCCTCGACTCCCTCCGGGCCGCCTCCCCGCAGGGCCTGCGCGAGGCGAAGCGCCTGGTCACCGCTAGAGTCCTGGAGACCTTCGAACGCGACGCGGAGGACCTGGTGCAGAGGTCGGCCACGCTCTTCGCCTCCACCGAGGCGCGCGAGGGGATGACGGCCTTCCTCGAACGACGGGACCCCGCATGGCGGCTGTGA
- a CDS encoding RidA family protein, which translates to MERTAINPVTWSLEMGFNQGELVTGHTRTLYVSGQTSMSDDGKPLHEGDMAAQLALSIENLEAVLGEAGMTLAHLVRLNVYTTDVDLLFPHYGVLAARLGAARVAPATTMLGVTRLAIPGQLVELEGTAVG; encoded by the coding sequence ATGGAGCGAACGGCGATCAACCCGGTGACGTGGTCCCTGGAGATGGGCTTCAACCAGGGCGAGCTCGTCACGGGGCACACCCGGACCCTGTACGTCTCCGGGCAGACCTCGATGAGCGACGACGGCAAGCCCCTGCACGAGGGCGACATGGCGGCGCAGTTGGCCCTGAGCATCGAGAACCTGGAGGCGGTGCTCGGCGAGGCCGGCATGACTCTCGCCCATCTCGTCCGCCTGAACGTCTACACGACCGACGTCGACCTGCTCTTCCCTCACTACGGCGTGCTCGCGGCGCGGTTGGGAGCCGCCCGTGTGGCACCGGCCACCACGATGCTCGGGGTGACACGGCTGGCGATCCCCGGCCAGCTGGTCGAGCTGGAGGGCACCGCCGTCGGGTAG
- a CDS encoding helix-turn-helix transcriptional regulator, producing MRADRLVSLVLLLRRHGRLTADTLARELEVSTRTVLRDIEALSVAGVPVYAERGRHGGFALLPGFRTELTGLNHDEALALLTAGSGRGEQVLGLGKALASAVRKVVDALPEQHLATASDAAQRFLVDPETDLLSRRPVTDEVPGAVMTEVRRSVLAGHKLRIHYAATGEAPQWRTVDPIGLVTVRERGYLLATRDGEDRTYRLSRVVAAEELPEAAERPNRVDLDRIWRERSARFLADGHITVLVRVDPVRREELLDSAVAVRAEAPDGDGRLRLELTFQDAWHAEWALWRLGTDVEALAPQSLRTSLRDRAAAIVARYGGAS from the coding sequence ATGCGCGCCGACCGGTTGGTCTCCCTGGTGCTCCTGCTGCGTCGGCACGGCCGATTGACCGCGGACACGCTCGCCCGCGAGCTGGAGGTGTCCACCCGCACCGTGCTGCGCGACATCGAGGCGCTGTCGGTGGCGGGCGTCCCGGTCTACGCCGAGCGGGGCCGGCACGGCGGGTTCGCGTTGCTGCCCGGGTTCCGGACGGAGCTCACCGGGCTGAACCACGACGAGGCCCTGGCGCTGCTGACCGCCGGATCGGGGCGCGGCGAGCAGGTGCTGGGCCTCGGCAAGGCGCTGGCCTCGGCCGTGCGGAAGGTGGTCGACGCGCTGCCGGAGCAGCACCTGGCCACCGCGAGCGACGCCGCCCAGCGTTTTCTCGTCGATCCGGAGACCGACCTGCTCTCGCGTCGGCCGGTCACGGACGAGGTACCCGGCGCCGTCATGACGGAGGTCCGGCGCTCGGTGCTGGCCGGACACAAGCTGCGCATCCACTACGCGGCCACGGGCGAGGCGCCGCAGTGGCGCACGGTGGATCCGATCGGGCTGGTCACCGTACGGGAGCGGGGCTATCTGCTGGCCACGAGGGACGGCGAGGACCGCACCTACCGGCTGTCGCGGGTGGTGGCCGCCGAGGAACTCCCCGAGGCTGCGGAGCGGCCGAACCGGGTCGATCTGGACCGGATCTGGCGGGAGCGCTCGGCGCGGTTCCTCGCCGACGGCCACATCACGGTGCTGGTACGGGTCGACCCGGTGCGGCGGGAGGAGCTGCTGGACTCCGCGGTGGCCGTGCGTGCGGAAGCGCCCGACGGGGACGGCCGGCTGCGGCTCGAGCTGACCTTTCAGGACGCGTGGCATGCCGAGTGGGCGCTGTGGCGGCTCGGTACGGATGTGGAGGCCCTGGCCCCGCAGTCGTTGCGGACCTCGCTGCGCGACCGGGCCGCCGCGATCGTCGCCCGATACGGGGGTGCGTCCTGA
- a CDS encoding M4 family metallopeptidase: MTRRPSRGLLAAAVATAATAATVALLPAAGASALPQAASPLPQARVFMVNPVQATGDQSLTDHKDAASDVPASAYATVALRNLDASGGLSGRWVAVRSETGKPATVAGAAAYNRSDDQFEQVMAYFWVNEAQEYLQGLGFGTELPGANDRVQPVRLNQWGADNSFFTDKKGEIRFGKGGVDDAEDAEVVLHEYGHAVHNAQVPGFGTTPEAGAIGEAFGDYLAVQVGTHAVQKYGWAMKADAACVADWDATGYSEAPHCLRRIDGTKTYADREGEVHADGEIWSRALLDIRTSLGARTADRIIVNAQFGFAPDTDFGDAARKTVETAQKMYGTSAANAVRDAFRAREIPGV; this comes from the coding sequence ATGACCCGCCGCCCGTCCCGCGGCCTGCTCGCCGCAGCCGTCGCCACCGCCGCCACGGCGGCCACCGTCGCGCTGCTGCCCGCCGCCGGCGCCTCCGCCCTCCCCCAGGCGGCCTCCCCGCTCCCCCAGGCCCGCGTCTTCATGGTGAACCCGGTCCAGGCCACCGGCGACCAGTCCCTCACCGACCACAAGGACGCGGCGAGCGACGTCCCCGCCTCCGCGTACGCCACCGTCGCGCTGCGGAACCTCGACGCGAGCGGCGGCCTGTCCGGCCGCTGGGTCGCGGTCCGGTCCGAGACGGGCAAGCCCGCCACCGTCGCGGGCGCCGCCGCGTACAACCGCTCCGACGACCAGTTCGAGCAGGTCATGGCGTACTTCTGGGTCAACGAGGCACAGGAGTACCTGCAGGGGCTCGGCTTCGGCACCGAGCTGCCCGGGGCCAACGACCGGGTGCAGCCGGTCCGGCTCAACCAGTGGGGCGCCGACAACTCCTTCTTCACCGACAAGAAGGGCGAGATCCGCTTCGGCAAGGGTGGGGTGGACGACGCCGAGGACGCCGAGGTGGTCCTGCACGAGTACGGCCACGCCGTGCACAACGCGCAGGTCCCCGGCTTCGGGACGACCCCGGAGGCCGGCGCGATCGGCGAGGCCTTCGGCGACTACCTGGCCGTGCAGGTCGGCACCCACGCCGTCCAGAAGTACGGCTGGGCGATGAAGGCGGACGCGGCCTGCGTCGCCGACTGGGACGCGACCGGCTACAGCGAGGCGCCGCACTGCCTCCGCCGGATCGACGGCACCAAGACGTACGCCGACCGGGAGGGCGAGGTCCACGCCGACGGCGAGATCTGGTCCCGCGCCCTCCTCGACATCCGCACCTCGCTCGGCGCCCGGACGGCCGACCGGATCATCGTGAACGCCCAGTTCGGCTTCGCACCCGACACCGATTTCGGCGACGCGGCCCGGAAGACCGTCGAGACGGCACAGAAGATGTACGGCACGTCGGCGGCGAACGCCGTGCGGGACGCCTTCCGGGCGCGGGAGATCCCGGGGGTCTGA
- a CDS encoding AMP-binding protein: MVFHSEYEAVPTVSLPIHDAVLGGAAERGDTPALVDGAGEFTLTYGQVDAFHRRVAAGLAEAGVRKGDVLALHSPNTVLFPVAFYAATRAGASVTTVHPLATPEEFAKQLRDSAARWIVTVSPLLPSARAAAELAGGIEEIFVCDEAQDGARSLQAFLGSTAPVPEIGIDPDEDVAALPYSSGTTGVPKGVMLTHASIATNLAQLDPVIPMGPGDRILAVLPFFHIYGLTALMNAPLRQGATVVVLPRFELDTFLGAIQKHRINGLYVAPPIVLALAKHPAVADYDLSSLEYIVSAAAPLDAALAQACSARLGLPPVLQAYGMTELSPGTHVVPLSAANPPPGTVGKLLPSTEMRILSLDDPSKDAAPGEDGEVAIRGPQVMKGYLGRPDATAAMVDADGWVHTGDIGRVDDDGWLYVVDRVKELIKYKGFQVAPAELEALLLTHEGVADAAVIGVTDADGTEMPKAFVVRQAAAPGLTAEDVMAHVAARVSPYKKVRSVEFIEAVPRAASGKILRRELRDRA, from the coding sequence ATGGTGTTCCACAGCGAGTACGAGGCCGTTCCGACCGTCTCCCTGCCGATCCACGACGCGGTGCTCGGCGGCGCCGCCGAGCGGGGCGACACACCCGCGCTGGTCGACGGGGCAGGGGAGTTCACCCTCACGTACGGACAGGTCGACGCCTTTCATCGGCGGGTCGCCGCCGGGCTCGCCGAGGCCGGGGTGCGGAAGGGGGACGTGCTCGCGCTGCACAGCCCCAACACCGTGCTCTTCCCCGTCGCGTTCTACGCCGCCACGCGCGCGGGTGCCTCCGTCACGACCGTGCATCCGCTCGCCACGCCCGAGGAGTTCGCCAAGCAGCTCCGCGACTCCGCCGCGCGCTGGATCGTCACCGTCTCCCCGCTGCTTCCCTCGGCCCGTGCGGCGGCCGAACTCGCGGGCGGGATCGAGGAGATCTTCGTCTGTGACGAGGCGCAGGATGGCGCCCGCTCCCTGCAGGCCTTCCTCGGCTCGACCGCGCCCGTCCCCGAGATCGGGATCGACCCCGACGAGGACGTCGCCGCGCTCCCGTACTCCTCCGGCACCACCGGCGTCCCCAAGGGCGTGATGCTCACCCACGCCTCGATCGCCACGAACCTCGCCCAGCTGGATCCGGTCATCCCGATGGGGCCCGGTGACCGGATCCTGGCGGTCCTTCCCTTCTTCCACATCTACGGGCTCACCGCCCTCATGAACGCGCCCCTCCGCCAGGGCGCCACCGTCGTCGTCCTCCCCCGCTTCGAGCTCGACACCTTCCTCGGCGCCATCCAGAAGCACCGCATCAACGGCCTCTACGTCGCCCCGCCGATCGTGCTCGCCCTCGCCAAGCACCCGGCCGTCGCCGACTACGACCTGTCCTCCCTGGAGTACATCGTCAGCGCCGCCGCCCCGCTCGACGCGGCCCTCGCCCAGGCCTGTTCGGCGCGGCTCGGGCTGCCGCCGGTCCTCCAGGCGTACGGCATGACCGAGCTGTCCCCGGGGACGCACGTGGTCCCGCTCTCCGCCGCGAACCCGCCGCCCGGCACCGTCGGCAAGCTGCTGCCCTCCACCGAGATGCGGATCCTGTCCCTCGACGACCCCTCGAAGGACGCGGCGCCCGGCGAGGACGGCGAGGTCGCCATCCGGGGGCCGCAGGTCATGAAGGGGTACCTCGGCCGGCCCGACGCCACCGCCGCCATGGTCGACGCCGACGGCTGGGTGCACACCGGCGACATCGGCCGGGTCGACGACGACGGCTGGCTGTACGTCGTCGACCGCGTCAAGGAACTCATCAAGTACAAGGGCTTCCAGGTCGCCCCCGCCGAACTCGAAGCGCTCCTCCTCACCCACGAGGGGGTCGCGGACGCCGCCGTCATCGGCGTCACCGACGCGGACGGCACCGAGATGCCCAAGGCCTTCGTCGTACGCCAGGCCGCCGCGCCCGGCCTCACCGCCGAGGACGTCATGGCGCACGTCGCCGCCCGGGTCTCCCCGTACAAGAAGGTCCGCAGCGTCGAGTTCATCGAAGCCGTGCCCCGGGCAGCGTCCGGGAAGATCCTCCGAAGGGAACTGAGGGACCGCGCATGA
- a CDS encoding isopenicillin N synthase family dioxygenase: MTRSSYPSQLPIVDLSAADRDPQARRLLHAQLHSAAHDVGFFQLIGHGVTEAETRALTSAMHAFFALPEADRLALDNINSPHFRGYTRIGDERTAGARDWRDQLDIGAERPARTPAPWEAPYWWLEGPNQWPEALPELRTAALHWIDRLSGVAERLLHELLVSIGAPADFYDDIFGPRAHPHLKLVRYPGSSGEGDDQGVGAHKDYGFLTLLLQDQVGGLQVQREDGNFHDVPPLPGAFVVNLGELLEVATNGYLIATNHRVVSPPGATERYSVPFFYNPRLDARITPLAFPYAESAPGVTADPANPLFAEYGRNELKGKMRAHPLVAARHHADLLLHPEAQPALSA; encoded by the coding sequence ATGACTCGCAGCTCGTACCCCTCGCAGCTCCCCATCGTCGACCTCTCGGCCGCAGACCGTGACCCCCAGGCCCGGCGCCTGCTCCACGCGCAGCTGCACTCCGCCGCGCACGACGTCGGGTTCTTCCAGCTCATCGGGCACGGTGTGACCGAGGCCGAGACGCGGGCGCTGACGTCCGCGATGCACGCCTTCTTCGCCCTGCCCGAGGCCGACCGGCTGGCCCTCGACAACATCAACTCGCCGCACTTCCGCGGCTACACCCGCATCGGCGACGAGCGCACCGCCGGCGCGCGCGACTGGCGCGACCAGCTCGACATAGGCGCCGAGCGCCCCGCGCGCACCCCCGCACCCTGGGAAGCCCCGTACTGGTGGCTCGAAGGCCCCAACCAGTGGCCCGAGGCCCTCCCCGAGCTGCGGACCGCCGCCCTCCACTGGATCGATCGGCTCAGCGGGGTCGCCGAGCGGCTGCTGCACGAGCTGCTCGTCTCGATCGGCGCGCCCGCGGACTTCTACGACGACATCTTCGGGCCCCGCGCCCATCCGCACCTCAAGCTGGTGCGCTACCCGGGCAGCAGCGGCGAGGGCGACGACCAGGGCGTCGGCGCGCACAAGGACTACGGCTTCCTCACCCTGCTCCTGCAGGACCAGGTGGGCGGGCTCCAGGTGCAGCGCGAGGACGGGAACTTCCACGACGTGCCGCCGCTGCCGGGCGCGTTCGTCGTGAACCTCGGCGAGCTGCTCGAAGTGGCGACCAACGGCTATCTGATCGCCACCAACCACCGGGTCGTCTCGCCGCCCGGGGCGACCGAGCGGTACTCGGTGCCGTTCTTCTACAACCCGCGGCTCGACGCCCGGATCACCCCGCTGGCCTTCCCGTACGCGGAGTCCGCGCCCGGCGTCACGGCGGACCCCGCGAACCCGCTGTTCGCCGAGTACGGCCGCAACGAGCTGAAGGGCAAGATGCGGGCCCACCCGCTGGTGGCGGCCCGTCACCACGCGGACCTGCTGCTGCACCCGGAAGCGCAGCCGGCGCTGTCGGCGTAG